One Janthinobacterium sp. TB1-E2 genomic region harbors:
- a CDS encoding cytochrome ubiquinol oxidase subunit I, with translation MFGFDTLDLSRAQFAMTAIFHILWPILTISLSLFLFVVEALWLRTSDPVYYRHARFWSKLLVLNFAVGVVSGIPLEFQFGTNWAPFSHHSGQFIGNILGFEGAMAFMLEAGFIGVMMFGWGRVPKGVHLFATGMVALGSSISSFWIMVANSWMQTPAGVRVVDGKIVVTDYVAAIFNPDMAWAVGHMWVAAVETGLFVIAGISAWCMFKRREPAFFARSFKLALMLLLIIAPLQVWLGDSSGVDVFKTQPAKGAAIEGHWHTNRDGEGAAWSLLAWPNQLEQKNDWSIEVPGMLSVIATHSATGKITGLADIAREDQPPMLPLLYYAFRAMAGIGMWFVLLSFWTFVVWRKVGGRVEEFVRNRKLLLAWVLTIPLPYIAVECGWIVREVGRQPWVVYGLLRTRDAVSDVAAHAVAGSMLMFFVFYIVLFVTFFVFAKKWLQQGPDVALPLPDATHAVGY, from the coding sequence ATGTTCGGTTTCGATACTCTGGACCTGTCGCGCGCGCAATTTGCGATGACGGCCATCTTCCACATCCTGTGGCCCATATTGACGATCAGCCTGTCGCTGTTCCTGTTCGTTGTCGAGGCGCTGTGGCTGCGCACCAGCGACCCCGTCTACTACCGCCACGCACGCTTCTGGAGCAAGCTGCTGGTGCTGAACTTTGCCGTCGGCGTCGTCAGCGGGATTCCCCTCGAGTTCCAGTTCGGCACCAACTGGGCGCCGTTCTCGCACCACTCGGGCCAGTTCATCGGCAACATCCTCGGCTTCGAGGGCGCCATGGCCTTCATGCTGGAAGCGGGCTTCATCGGCGTCATGATGTTCGGCTGGGGCCGCGTACCGAAGGGCGTGCACTTGTTCGCCACCGGCATGGTGGCGCTGGGTTCCAGCATTTCCTCGTTCTGGATCATGGTCGCCAATTCCTGGATGCAGACGCCGGCCGGCGTGCGCGTGGTCGACGGCAAGATCGTCGTCACCGATTACGTGGCCGCCATCTTCAATCCCGACATGGCCTGGGCCGTGGGCCACATGTGGGTGGCCGCCGTGGAAACGGGCTTGTTCGTCATCGCCGGCATTTCCGCCTGGTGTATGTTCAAGCGCCGCGAACCGGCCTTCTTCGCCCGCTCGTTCAAGCTGGCGCTGATGCTGCTGCTCATCATCGCACCGTTGCAGGTCTGGCTCGGCGATTCGAGCGGCGTCGATGTCTTCAAGACCCAGCCCGCCAAGGGTGCGGCCATCGAAGGCCACTGGCACACGAACCGCGATGGTGAAGGCGCGGCCTGGTCCTTGCTGGCCTGGCCCAACCAGCTTGAACAAAAGAATGACTGGTCGATCGAAGTGCCCGGCATGCTCAGCGTGATCGCCACGCATAGCGCCACGGGCAAGATCACGGGCCTGGCCGACATCGCCCGCGAAGACCAGCCGCCCATGCTGCCGCTGCTGTACTACGCGTTTCGCGCCATGGCCGGCATCGGCATGTGGTTCGTGCTGCTGTCGTTCTGGACCTTCGTGGTCTGGCGCAAGGTGGGCGGACGGGTGGAAGAGTTCGTGCGCAACCGCAAGCTGCTGCTGGCCTGGGTGCTGACGATACCGCTGCCCTACATCGCCGTCGAGTGCGGCTGGATCGTGCGCGAAGTGGGACGCCAGCCATGGGTCGTGTACGGCCTGCTGCGCACGCGCGACGCCGTCTCCGACGTGGCGGCCCATGCCGTGGCCGGCAGCATGCTGATGTTCTTCGTGTTTTACATCGTGCTGTTCGTCACTTTCTTTGTGTTTGCCAAGAAATGGCTGCAACAAGGCCCGGACGTGGCACTGCCGCTGCCGGACGCTACTCATGCCGTGGGCTACTGA
- a CDS encoding tetratricopeptide repeat protein → MTSSPESLNEAGILAYNDDNHAEAFRQFDAAARTGDPAGQHLLASLYYQGHGVTQDLPKAVELFTAAAQAGFPPSLANLALMYASGDGVAQDMAQSLAYGRQAAEAGDGQSQFNLAQAYRKGDGVPQDYAEAAFWYKQAAEAGSLSAQNEYGLLYAQGQGVELDYVQAYAWIAMPAEAGSTQSIKNRDQLLEILTPSQQQAARALAAEYAAQYGVNPH, encoded by the coding sequence ATGACATCCTCTCCCGAATCTTTGAATGAAGCGGGCATCCTCGCTTATAACGACGATAACCACGCCGAGGCGTTCAGGCAATTCGACGCGGCCGCGCGCACTGGCGACCCGGCCGGCCAGCATTTACTGGCCAGCTTGTATTACCAGGGGCATGGCGTGACGCAAGACTTGCCGAAAGCGGTGGAATTGTTCACGGCCGCCGCGCAAGCGGGTTTCCCGCCGTCGCTGGCCAACCTCGCCCTGATGTATGCGAGCGGTGATGGCGTCGCGCAAGACATGGCGCAATCGCTGGCTTACGGACGCCAGGCGGCCGAGGCGGGCGATGGCCAGTCGCAATTCAACCTGGCGCAGGCGTACCGCAAGGGCGATGGCGTACCGCAAGACTATGCCGAGGCGGCGTTCTGGTACAAGCAGGCGGCCGAAGCCGGTTCCCTGTCGGCGCAGAATGAATACGGCTTGCTGTACGCGCAAGGGCAGGGCGTGGAACTTGATTATGTGCAAGCGTACGCGTGGATCGCCATGCCGGCCGAGGCGGGCAGTACGCAATCGATCAAGAACCGCGACCAGTTGCTGGAAATCCTTACGCCCTCACAGCAGCAAGCGGCGCGCGCACTGGCGGCCGAATATGCGGCCCAATATGGCGTCAATCCCCACTAG
- the moaA gene encoding GTP 3',8-cyclase MoaA produces the protein MNTIRYPQPGHSEPCVDMLGRPLTDLRISVIDQCNFRCTYCMPAELYPSDYPFLPSSERLSFAQIETMARAFVRLGVNKIRITGGEPLLRKNLEQLIERLARFTTPDGRAVSIALTTNGSLLAAKARSLKDAGLDRVTVSLDSLDNGIFQCMNGVDFPVEKVLHGIEVAQAVGLNPVKVNMVVQKGVNDSQIVPLARRFRHTGVILRLIEFMDVGGIGAWSRTHVVTSEAARALIAAEFPLVPLAEGKPVLHETASRYRYRDGGGEVGFISSVSQPFCGDCSRVRVSSDGKLFTCLFAQDGLDLRPQLDSAQGLETLLRQHWQRRGDRYSEVRGALAQLGGRKQYPTVRMSLVGG, from the coding sequence ATGAACACCATCAGGTATCCGCAGCCAGGCCATAGTGAACCATGCGTGGACATGCTGGGCCGCCCCCTGACGGACTTGCGCATTTCCGTCATCGACCAGTGCAATTTCCGCTGCACCTATTGCATGCCGGCCGAGCTGTACCCGAGCGATTATCCGTTTCTTCCCTCCAGCGAGCGCCTGTCCTTCGCGCAGATCGAAACGATGGCGCGCGCCTTCGTGCGCCTCGGCGTGAATAAAATCCGCATCACGGGCGGCGAGCCGCTGCTGCGCAAGAACCTGGAGCAGCTGATCGAGCGCCTGGCGCGCTTCACAACGCCGGACGGGCGCGCCGTGAGCATCGCGCTGACGACGAATGGCAGCTTGCTGGCGGCCAAGGCGCGTTCGTTGAAGGATGCAGGCCTGGACCGGGTCACCGTCAGTCTCGACAGTCTGGACAACGGTATTTTCCAGTGCATGAATGGCGTCGACTTTCCCGTCGAGAAAGTGCTGCACGGCATAGAGGTGGCACAAGCCGTGGGATTGAACCCCGTGAAGGTCAACATGGTCGTGCAGAAAGGCGTCAACGACAGCCAGATCGTGCCGCTGGCGCGCCGCTTCCGCCACACGGGCGTGATCCTGCGCCTGATCGAATTCATGGACGTGGGCGGCATCGGCGCTTGGTCGCGCACGCATGTCGTCACGTCCGAGGCGGCGCGCGCGCTGATCGCGGCCGAATTCCCCCTCGTGCCGCTGGCCGAAGGCAAGCCTGTCTTGCACGAGACGGCCAGCCGCTACCGTTACCGTGATGGCGGAGGCGAAGTGGGTTTCATTTCCAGCGTGTCCCAGCCGTTCTGCGGCGACTGCAGCAGGGTGCGCGTGTCGTCCGATGGCAAGCTGTTTACCTGCCTGTTCGCCCAGGACGGCCTCGACCTGCGGCCCCAGCTGGACTCGGCGCAAGGCCTGGAAACTCTGCTGCGCCAGCACTGGCAGCGCCGTGGCGACCGCTATTCGGAAGTGCGCGGTGCGCTGGCCCAGCTTGGCGGGCGCAAGCAGTATCCCACCGTGCGCATGTCGCTGGTGGGCGGGTGA
- a CDS encoding XAC2610-related protein, producing MKLIALLLSLISTSAYCGTLHLDKAATGKVRQATDIRYANHDEKQTYQLKIGKQWINGSCSSSGTGNLHALLLDMNFDGQADLWVTGYTDSQGRIRCSDVWLWDSPAKQYRFNKPLSAIPNLDISMADRAIKGGIPNCGCAAQCFYEDSYKWRADKLIATARREQDCERYREYRLNEKNDLIIVKDEIIDSGNPGQQAIEKRNVVDWQRHAHIMRKSWE from the coding sequence ATGAAACTGATTGCTCTGCTTTTATCCCTGATTTCCACCTCGGCTTATTGCGGCACCTTGCACCTGGACAAAGCCGCGACAGGCAAAGTACGGCAAGCCACGGATATCCGCTATGCGAATCACGATGAAAAACAGACCTACCAGCTGAAAATCGGCAAGCAGTGGATCAATGGCAGTTGCAGCAGCAGTGGCACGGGCAATTTGCACGCGCTGCTGCTGGACATGAATTTCGACGGCCAGGCCGACCTGTGGGTCACCGGCTACACGGATAGCCAGGGGCGCATCCGCTGTTCCGATGTGTGGCTGTGGGATTCGCCGGCGAAGCAATACCGTTTCAACAAACCACTATCAGCCATTCCGAATTTGGATATCAGCATGGCCGATCGAGCAATCAAAGGCGGCATCCCCAATTGCGGCTGCGCGGCACAATGTTTTTATGAAGACAGCTATAAGTGGCGGGCTGACAAATTAATCGCCACCGCCCGGCGCGAACAGGATTGCGAACGCTACCGTGAATATCGCTTGAATGAAAAAAACGACTTGATCATCGTCAAGGATGAAATCATCGATAGCGGTAATCCTGGCCAGCAAGCCATCGAAAAGAGAAATGTAGTTGACTGGCAGCGCCATGCGCACATCATGCGCAAATCCTGGGAGTGA
- a CDS encoding FdhF/YdeP family oxidoreductase has protein sequence MSKPKSDARIAPYTHAAAGWGALKYVAINLFKEKVSAGNYRSLFEQNQPDGFDCPGCAWPDREHASTFEFCENGVKAVAAESTSKRVRPEFFQEHTVTELMEQSDYDLEQHGRLTDPMVYDAASDKYQAISWDDAFALVAHHLHALDDPNQAAFYTSGRASNEAAFLYQLFVRAYGTNNFPDCSNLCHEATSRGLPATVGIGKGTVLLDDFEHADTLLLFGQNPATNHPRMLGELREASRRGAVIVSINPLHERGLERFTSPQHPLEMLTGGSTNICSLFICPTLGGDFALIKAMAKRVVELDDEAIAHGQERVLDCAFIAEHTTGFDAFAADLRTESWDLLLAESGVARDKIEELTQIYVKGKAVIATWGMGVTQHKNSLATVQILSNLMMMRGNIGKRGAGLCPVRGHSNVQGDRTMGIEEQPTKEFLDRLGLVFNFEPPRHHGYDAVGTIAAMLEKKVKVFVALGGNFSMATPDTPRTWDALRSCDLTVHISTKLNRSHLVHGKDALILPTLGRTEIDVQEGVAQGVTVEDSMSMVHISFGMNQPASPNLRSEIAIVAGMAQATIGSEKIDWLRYAGNYALLRDSIEQVFDDFFDYNLRVAKPGGFHLKIASRERVWKTDSGKAQFLVNAIELDTPIHRARQQYGERLMVLMTTRSHDQYNTTIYAMDDRYRGVFGQRRVVFINKDDLAMLGFAAGDWVDLIGVWHDDIARRADRFLLVEYDIPRGCIGAYYPETNPLVPLDSVGEGSRTPTFKSIPVLLSPSAALS, from the coding sequence ATGAGCAAGCCAAAGTCCGACGCGCGCATCGCGCCCTACACCCATGCCGCGGCCGGTTGGGGTGCCCTCAAGTACGTGGCCATCAACCTGTTCAAGGAAAAAGTCAGCGCGGGCAATTACCGCTCGCTGTTCGAGCAAAACCAGCCAGACGGCTTCGACTGTCCCGGCTGCGCCTGGCCCGACCGCGAACACGCGTCGACGTTCGAGTTCTGCGAAAACGGCGTCAAGGCCGTGGCCGCCGAATCGACGAGCAAGCGCGTGCGCCCCGAGTTTTTCCAGGAGCACACGGTCACCGAACTGATGGAGCAGTCGGACTATGATCTGGAGCAACATGGCCGTTTGACGGACCCCATGGTGTACGACGCCGCCAGCGACAAATACCAGGCCATTTCCTGGGACGACGCGTTCGCCCTCGTGGCGCACCACCTGCACGCGCTGGACGACCCGAACCAGGCCGCCTTCTACACGTCGGGCCGTGCCAGCAACGAAGCGGCGTTCCTGTACCAGCTGTTCGTGCGCGCCTACGGCACGAACAATTTTCCCGACTGTTCCAACCTGTGCCACGAAGCGACGAGCCGCGGCTTGCCGGCAACGGTGGGCATCGGCAAGGGCACGGTGCTGCTGGACGACTTCGAGCATGCGGACACCCTGCTGCTGTTCGGCCAGAATCCGGCCACCAACCATCCGCGCATGCTGGGCGAACTGCGCGAAGCGTCGCGCCGCGGCGCCGTCATCGTGTCCATCAACCCGCTGCACGAACGGGGCCTGGAGCGCTTCACGAGCCCGCAGCACCCGCTGGAAATGCTGACGGGCGGCAGCACGAACATTTGCTCGCTGTTCATCTGCCCCACCCTGGGCGGCGACTTCGCGCTGATCAAGGCCATGGCCAAGCGCGTCGTCGAGCTCGATGACGAGGCCATCGCCCACGGCCAGGAGCGCGTGCTCGACTGCGCCTTCATCGCCGAACACACGACGGGCTTCGACGCGTTCGCGGCCGACCTGCGCACCGAAAGCTGGGATTTGCTGCTGGCCGAATCGGGCGTGGCGCGCGACAAGATAGAGGAACTTACGCAGATCTACGTGAAGGGCAAGGCCGTCATCGCCACCTGGGGCATGGGCGTGACGCAACACAAGAACTCGCTGGCCACCGTGCAAATCCTGTCGAACTTGATGATGATGCGCGGCAATATCGGCAAGCGCGGCGCGGGCCTGTGTCCCGTGCGCGGCCACTCGAACGTGCAGGGCGACCGCACCATGGGCATCGAGGAACAGCCGACCAAGGAATTCCTCGACCGCCTGGGCCTCGTCTTCAATTTCGAGCCGCCGCGCCACCACGGCTACGACGCCGTCGGCACCATCGCCGCCATGCTGGAAAAAAAAGTCAAAGTGTTTGTGGCGCTCGGTGGCAATTTCTCGATGGCCACGCCGGACACGCCACGCACGTGGGACGCGCTGCGCTCATGCGACCTGACCGTGCACATCTCCACCAAGCTCAACCGCAGCCACCTCGTACACGGCAAGGATGCGCTGATCCTGCCCACCCTGGGCCGCACGGAAATCGACGTGCAGGAAGGTGTGGCACAAGGCGTGACGGTGGAAGACTCGATGAGCATGGTGCATATCTCGTTCGGCATGAACCAGCCCGCTTCGCCCAATCTGCGTTCGGAAATCGCCATCGTGGCCGGCATGGCGCAAGCGACCATCGGCAGCGAAAAGATCGACTGGCTGCGCTATGCCGGCAACTATGCGCTGCTGCGCGATTCTATCGAACAAGTCTTCGACGACTTTTTCGACTACAACTTGCGCGTGGCCAAACCGGGCGGTTTCCACCTGAAAATCGCCTCGCGTGAACGGGTATGGAAGACGGACAGCGGCAAGGCGCAATTCCTCGTCAACGCCATCGAACTGGACACACCGATCCACCGTGCACGCCAGCAATATGGCGAGCGCCTGATGGTGCTGATGACCACGCGTTCGCACGACCAGTACAACACGACGATCTACGCCATGGACGACCGCTACCGCGGCGTGTTCGGCCAGCGCCGCGTGGTCTTCATCAACAAGGACGATCTGGCCATGCTGGGCTTTGCGGCCGGCGACTGGGTCGACCTGATCGGCGTGTGGCATGACGACATAGCCCGCCGCGCCGACCGCTTCCTGCTGGTCGAGTACGACATTCCGCGCGGCTGCATCGGCGCCTACTACCCGGAAACCAATCCGCTGGTGCCGCTCGACAGCGTGGGTGAAGGTTCGCGCACGCCGACCTTCAAATCCATCCCCGTGCTGCTGTCGCCTTCGGCCGCCCTCAGCTGA
- a CDS encoding bestrophin family protein: MIIRPTTNWFRMLFVWDGSVLQAIIPQLLLMLVVSSLALLTDGRIFGVKIPLDTAPFPMVGISLAIFLGFRNNASYARFVEARHIWGQLLIAARALASQAITYLPQETSGLDRELLLRRLTAFVYALKHQLRQTDPQQDLARYLPAEEVQRLQGIHFKPVAVLHAVRAMLYDAVRRQPGQTQLLWMLDTQLNDLAATVAGCERIKNTPIPYPYGVLVHRTVYMYCFLLPLGLVDAIGVATPLISVFVAYTLFALEAIAQQIAEPFGLAPNCLALNAMTRETERSLLELNGDPLPPSIQPCPRYQIN; encoded by the coding sequence ATGATTATCCGCCCCACCACCAACTGGTTTCGCATGCTGTTCGTATGGGATGGCTCGGTGCTGCAAGCCATCATCCCGCAATTGCTGCTGATGCTGGTCGTCAGTTCGCTGGCCTTGCTGACGGATGGCCGTATCTTCGGCGTCAAGATTCCGCTCGATACGGCGCCATTTCCCATGGTCGGCATCAGCCTGGCGATCTTTCTCGGCTTTCGCAACAACGCCAGCTATGCGCGCTTTGTCGAGGCGCGGCATATCTGGGGGCAATTGCTGATCGCCGCACGGGCCCTGGCTTCGCAGGCGATCACGTATCTGCCGCAGGAAACGAGCGGCCTGGACCGCGAGTTGCTGCTGCGCCGCCTGACCGCCTTCGTCTACGCGCTCAAGCACCAGCTGCGCCAGACAGATCCGCAGCAAGACCTGGCGCGCTACCTGCCGGCCGAGGAAGTGCAGCGCTTGCAAGGTATCCACTTCAAACCCGTCGCCGTGCTGCATGCGGTACGGGCCATGCTGTACGACGCCGTGCGGCGCCAGCCGGGCCAGACGCAGCTGCTGTGGATGCTCGACACGCAGCTCAACGACCTGGCCGCCACCGTGGCCGGCTGCGAGCGCATCAAGAACACGCCGATTCCATATCCGTATGGCGTGCTGGTGCACCGCACCGTCTACATGTACTGTTTTTTACTGCCGCTGGGCCTGGTGGACGCCATCGGCGTGGCCACGCCCCTCATTTCCGTCTTTGTTGCCTACACCCTGTTTGCGCTGGAAGCCATCGCGCAACAGATCGCCGAACCGTTCGGCCTGGCGCCCAACTGCCTGGCCCTGAACGCCATGACGCGGGAAACAGAACGCTCGCTGCTGGAATTGAACGGCGACCCGCTGCCGCCATCGATCCAGCCCTGCCCGCGCTATCAAATCAATTAA
- a CDS encoding cytochrome d ubiquinol oxidase subunit II: protein MEMNSHAMLGNAWFGLIGLMLIFYVVTDGFDLGVGILSLFTRREQERNLIFQSIEHVWDANETWLVVVGGALFGAFPSAYATLLEQLYIPIMLLIASLIMRGASIEFRHAAGNKRLWDLVFGVGSLLAAVAQGVVLGEIITGLQPGWLSGIFTACTALGVVAGYCLLGSTYLIKKTGGQLEAAARRYATASVLATVAAAIVLSAGTMVFSAIGHDRWAQPGVFGVLLALAAIAASAFIYILWAVHVNGVRGPFRGAIVLFLASFAGLAISFFPDLVPGKLSIAAAASDEPTLIFMLIGMGAMLPIMIGYNLFQYYVFEGKVVPRKH, encoded by the coding sequence ATGGAGATGAATTCGCATGCCATGCTGGGCAATGCCTGGTTCGGCCTGATCGGCCTGATGCTGATCTTTTACGTCGTCACGGACGGTTTCGACCTGGGCGTGGGCATCCTCAGCCTGTTCACCCGCCGCGAACAGGAACGCAACCTGATCTTCCAGTCCATCGAGCACGTGTGGGACGCCAACGAAACCTGGCTGGTGGTGGTGGGCGGCGCCCTGTTCGGCGCCTTTCCCAGCGCTTACGCCACTTTGCTGGAACAGCTGTACATCCCCATCATGCTGCTGATCGCCAGCCTGATCATGCGCGGTGCCTCGATCGAGTTCCGCCATGCGGCCGGCAACAAGCGCCTGTGGGACCTGGTCTTTGGCGTGGGCAGCCTGCTGGCCGCCGTGGCGCAAGGCGTGGTGCTGGGCGAAATCATCACGGGTTTGCAGCCGGGCTGGCTGAGCGGCATCTTCACGGCGTGCACGGCGCTGGGCGTGGTGGCCGGCTATTGCCTGCTGGGCAGCACGTACCTGATCAAGAAGACGGGCGGCCAGCTGGAAGCGGCGGCGCGCCGCTACGCGACGGCCAGCGTGCTGGCGACTGTCGCAGCCGCCATCGTGCTGTCGGCCGGCACCATGGTCTTCAGCGCCATCGGCCACGACCGCTGGGCGCAGCCGGGCGTGTTCGGCGTGCTGCTGGCCCTGGCCGCCATCGCCGCCAGCGCTTTTATTTACATCCTGTGGGCCGTGCACGTGAACGGCGTGCGCGGCCCGTTCCGCGGCGCCATCGTGCTGTTCCTGGCCTCGTTCGCGGGCCTGGCCATCAGCTTTTTCCCCGACCTCGTACCGGGCAAGCTGAGCATCGCGGCGGCCGCCTCGGATGAGCCGACCCTGATCTTCATGCTCATCGGCATGGGTGCCATGCTGCCGATCATGATCGGCTACAACCTGTTCCAATACTACGTCTTCGAGGGCAAAGTCGTGCCCCGGAAACATTAA
- a CDS encoding Rrf2 family transcriptional regulator, protein MHKEDKEEGIDAALIALLALLWEARRDAPEKPWSLAKLAKRAGIQMSTLLRQLNALSSAGLVSVTTGENGGGSASLSAAGTELCASVFAPPQGE, encoded by the coding sequence ATGCACAAGGAAGACAAGGAAGAGGGAATCGACGCGGCGCTGATCGCGCTGCTGGCACTGCTGTGGGAAGCACGGCGGGATGCGCCGGAAAAACCGTGGTCACTGGCCAAGCTGGCCAAGCGGGCAGGAATACAGATGAGCACCTTGCTGCGCCAGCTCAATGCCCTGTCCAGCGCGGGGCTGGTGAGCGTGACGACGGGGGAGAATGGCGGCGGCAGCGCTTCCTTGAGCGCGGCGGGCACCGAGCTGTGCGCCAGCGTGTTCGCGCCACCGCAAGGAGAGTAA
- a CDS encoding ribonuclease Z, with translation MFKLTFLGTSSGVPTRYRNVTSLALQTTHNRDWWMIDCGEATQHRLQRIPLSVHDLVGICITHVHGDHSYGLPGLLASASMTGRKRPLLLIAPAAIKAWIDATLLHTELFLTYPLIHIDVDSAQVVHEAAGLTIERHALSHRAPSVGYRFALETSRWKLDKPALLAAGVPPGPAWGLLQAGQDATLDDGTVLAAGAFRQTETQRATVVIGGDNDTPSLLTDACAGAQLLVHEATYTEAMLQKVGPGPTHSSVQRVAQFAEAVRLPNLILTHFSARYHHAEGMAELEAEARLHYSGELFLARDFDSYELDAAGVLSKLPAKKSSGD, from the coding sequence ATGTTCAAACTGACTTTTCTCGGCACCTCTTCCGGCGTGCCCACGCGCTACCGCAACGTCACGTCGCTGGCCCTGCAAACCACGCACAACCGCGACTGGTGGATGATCGATTGCGGCGAAGCGACGCAGCACCGGCTGCAGCGCATCCCCCTGTCCGTGCACGACCTGGTCGGCATCTGCATCACCCACGTGCATGGCGACCACAGCTACGGTCTGCCGGGCCTGCTGGCCAGCGCCTCGATGACGGGACGCAAGAGGCCCCTGCTGCTGATCGCCCCGGCCGCCATCAAGGCCTGGATCGATGCCACCTTGCTGCACACGGAACTGTTTTTGACGTACCCGCTGATCCATATCGACGTGGACAGCGCGCAAGTCGTGCATGAAGCAGCGGGCTTGACCATCGAGCGCCACGCGCTGTCGCACCGGGCGCCAAGCGTTGGCTACCGTTTTGCGCTGGAAACAAGCAGGTGGAAGCTGGACAAGCCGGCCCTGCTGGCGGCCGGCGTACCGCCCGGTCCCGCCTGGGGACTCTTGCAGGCGGGCCAGGATGCGACACTCGACGATGGTACGGTACTAGCGGCCGGCGCTTTCCGCCAGACGGAAACGCAGCGCGCCACGGTGGTGATCGGCGGCGACAACGACACGCCGTCGTTGCTGACGGACGCCTGCGCCGGCGCGCAACTGCTCGTGCATGAAGCCACCTACACGGAAGCGATGCTGCAGAAAGTGGGTCCCGGCCCCACGCACAGTTCCGTGCAGCGCGTGGCGCAGTTCGCCGAAGCGGTGCGCTTGCCAAACCTGATCCTCACCCACTTCAGCGCCCGCTATCACCATGCGGAAGGCATGGCCGAGCTGGAAGCGGAGGCCCGGCTGCATTACTCGGGCGAACTATTCCTCGCACGCGATTTCGACAGCTATGAACTCGATGCGGCCGGTGTGCTGAGCAAGCTGCCGGCAAAGAAATCTAGTGGGGATTGA
- a CDS encoding GNAT family N-acetyltransferase: MTTHPASITFHAAKEEDTPAFIELRGKTRQNAIPKERLAEVGITADSWAEMMRSGSLPGQVCHHDGQLVGYCFGERDTGEIIVLALLPEFEGLGIGKTLLELVMAELRAQGHQRLFLGCSSDPASRSYGFYRYLGWTATGETDKYGDDVLEFMLN; the protein is encoded by the coding sequence ATGACGACACATCCAGCATCGATTACTTTTCATGCCGCCAAAGAGGAAGACACGCCGGCCTTCATCGAATTGCGCGGCAAGACGCGGCAAAATGCCATCCCAAAAGAACGTCTGGCGGAAGTCGGTATCACGGCCGATTCCTGGGCGGAAATGATGCGTTCGGGCAGCCTGCCTGGCCAGGTCTGCCATCACGACGGCCAACTGGTCGGCTACTGCTTTGGCGAGCGCGACACGGGCGAAATCATCGTCCTGGCCCTGCTGCCGGAATTCGAAGGCTTAGGCATCGGCAAGACCTTGCTGGAACTGGTAATGGCGGAACTGCGGGCCCAAGGCCATCAGCGGCTGTTCCTCGGCTGCTCCAGCGATCCCGCCTCGCGCTCCTACGGCTTTTACCGCTACCTGGGCTGGACGGCGACGGGCGAGACGGACAAATATGGCGACGATGTGCTGGAGTTCATGCTCAACTGA
- the fdhD gene encoding formate dehydrogenase accessory sulfurtransferase FdhD → MDFDTTTTERDGFLEVPMVRHQAGVATAGHDMVAEEYPVALVYNGIAHAVMMATPRDLEEFAVGFTLTEGIVGSVRDIYDLDVCCGEDSAEVRLTIAQPDLMRLKGRRRAMSGRTGCGVCGIESLALLDLVPEKITRPLPPLVASSAILGRAARELLPYQELMHKTGGVHAAAWCTAEGAIVKVFEDVGRHNGLDKLIGYLALHRIAMHDGFVFLSSRASYELVRKSARMHIGLVATISAPTSLAIRIARQAGMQLASFCRRDGFVDYTADEVPPVG, encoded by the coding sequence ATGGACTTTGATACCACTACCACCGAACGCGACGGTTTCCTGGAAGTTCCCATGGTGCGCCACCAGGCCGGTGTGGCCACGGCGGGCCACGACATGGTGGCCGAGGAGTATCCCGTAGCCCTCGTCTACAACGGCATCGCCCACGCGGTGATGATGGCTACGCCGCGCGACCTCGAGGAATTCGCCGTCGGCTTTACCTTGACGGAGGGCATCGTCGGCAGCGTACGCGACATCTACGACCTCGACGTGTGCTGCGGCGAGGACAGCGCGGAAGTGCGGCTGACCATTGCCCAGCCGGATTTGATGCGGCTCAAGGGCCGCCGCCGCGCGATGTCCGGGCGCACCGGTTGCGGCGTGTGCGGCATCGAAAGCCTGGCCCTGCTGGACCTGGTGCCGGAAAAGATCACGCGTCCCCTACCGCCGCTGGTCGCCAGCAGCGCCATCCTCGGCCGCGCCGCGCGCGAACTGCTGCCCTACCAGGAGCTGATGCACAAGACGGGCGGCGTGCATGCCGCCGCCTGGTGCACGGCCGAGGGCGCCATCGTGAAAGTGTTCGAGGATGTGGGCCGGCATAACGGCCTGGATAAACTGATCGGCTACCTGGCCCTGCACCGCATCGCCATGCACGACGGCTTCGTCTTCCTGTCGAGCCGCGCCAGCTATGAACTGGTGCGCAAGTCGGCGCGCATGCATATCGGGCTCGTCGCCACCATCTCGGCGCCCACCTCGCTGGCCATCCGCATCGCGCGCCAGGCCGGCATGCAACTGGCCAGCTTTTGCCGCCGCGACGGTTTTGTCGATTACACGGCAGACGAGGTGCCACCGGTGGGCTGA